The Limnospira fusiformis SAG 85.79 genomic interval TATGAGATTACCGGATATGGTGAACCCACCGACAGTGGTATTCGCTTCTATGGCCTAGGAGAGTCCGAAGGCGAAAGCGACCCGACAGAATTATATACCCTAGGGTGGGAGTTTGCTGACGGTAACAAGTCGCCAGTTCCTGGCAAAATTACGATAGAGGAGAGCATCAAATTAAGCGATCGCCCTAGGGAAGCGCGCAGCATAGCCTTTTCCCCGCGCAAGTCGCTGTTTATCGCTACAGATAACTCCCACATTGGGGAATATGACCTAGAAACGGGGGACCTAAAAAATACCGTCCCACTACCTCCCAGCTATGTATTGAATGAGGATGAGACCAAACCCCCCCAAGGCTTACAACCCGAGTTAGGCATAAAGTCTCTAGCCATAGCGCCTGATGGTTTTAGTGCGGGTGGGATGGACCCATTTAGGTTGTTTGTCGCACCATACGCACCACTAAAGCAGGATATAGATAGCGGTGCGGGGAAAGTGCGAATATTGCATTATGTGATAGCCGATCGCGCTTCGTTTTTAGTGTCGGAAAATCTGTATAATTTGGATGAAGATGCCCAGGGAAGGGAGTTAGCCGGACTGGTGGCTCTAAACCGGGGAGGTTCATTTCTGAGTTTAGAGCGATCGGCAAGTGGTATCGGTGCCGGAATTTATCAAGTTTTTAGTGGAGACGCAACAGATACCTCCCGCATTGCCAGTTTACGCGGTAAATTAACCAAAGTTCAACCCTTGCGAAAACAACTGCTTTTAAACCTCCCAGAATTAGGAGTTAATGCCCAAGTTACTGGTATGACTTTGGGACCCCGGCTTCCTGACGGTGGACAGAGTTTAGTCGTCATTAAAGATAACCCTCCCGGTTTATTGATTTTTCGCCTGACCGGAATTAAGGGATAATCGATGATGGGCAATTTAGTCAATCATTGGCGTTGGGGGTGCTACTGCGCCCCCATGGTGATCCAGC includes:
- a CDS encoding esterase-like activity of phytase family protein, with the protein product MAIRTVMAVITLSVAILLTSCSLPQVSAANRMFLDLSLEFVGEYELPESQRLSDLTYEITGYGEPTDSGIRFYGLGESEGESDPTELYTLGWEFADGNKSPVPGKITIEESIKLSDRPREARSIAFSPRKSLFIATDNSHIGEYDLETGDLKNTVPLPPSYVLNEDETKPPQGLQPELGIKSLAIAPDGFSAGGMDPFRLFVAPYAPLKQDIDSGAGKVRILHYVIADRASFLVSENLYNLDEDAQGRELAGLVALNRGGSFLSLERSASGIGAGIYQVFSGDATDTSRIASLRGKLTKVQPLRKQLLLNLPELGVNAQVTGMTLGPRLPDGGQSLVVIKDNPPGLLIFRLTGIKG